The following are encoded together in the Flavihumibacter fluvii genome:
- the secE gene encoding preprotein translocase subunit SecE — MNKITTYFSESYKELVEKVTWPSWVQLQQSTMIVLVATLLITLIVWLMDFASNSLLKLIYSFFA, encoded by the coding sequence ATGAATAAAATAACTACATACTTCAGCGAGTCTTATAAAGAACTGGTTGAGAAAGTAACCTGGCCTTCATGGGTACAGTTGCAACAGTCTACCATGATCGTATTGGTAGCCACGCTGCTGATCACCCTGATCGTATGGCTGATGGACTTTGCATCAAATTCTTTACTGAAACTCATCTATTCATTTTTTGCATAA